The Tardiphaga alba genome includes a window with the following:
- a CDS encoding carbohydrate ABC transporter permease — protein MTEAVADTARTAPLKLDKDDSTEGMAYLESLPQRIVTLYIPLFIIVVILLFPFYWMALTSIKPDEQLIDMERFNPFWVIKPTFKHIQKLLFETNYPQWLWNTMYVAAAATFLSIVASVLAAYAIVRLRFRGAETVGALIFMAYLVPPSILFIPLASVIQAYGLFDSPLSLILVYPTLLIPFSTWLLMGYFKTIPFELEECALIDGASRWQILVKIIIPLAVPGLISAFIFSFTLCWNEFIYALTFLQSTQNKTVPVAIVNEFVDGDIYKWGSLMAGALVGSLPLVILYAFFVEHYVSAMTGAVKE, from the coding sequence ATGACTGAAGCCGTCGCCGATACCGCACGCACCGCGCCACTGAAGCTGGACAAGGACGACTCGACGGAGGGCATGGCCTATCTGGAGTCGCTGCCCCAGCGCATCGTCACGCTCTACATCCCGCTCTTCATCATCGTGGTGATCCTGCTGTTCCCGTTCTACTGGATGGCGCTCACCTCGATCAAACCGGACGAGCAACTGATCGACATGGAGCGGTTCAATCCGTTCTGGGTGATCAAGCCGACCTTCAAGCACATCCAGAAACTGCTGTTCGAGACCAATTATCCGCAGTGGCTCTGGAACACGATGTATGTGGCGGCGGCGGCGACATTCCTGTCCATCGTCGCCAGCGTGCTCGCGGCCTATGCCATCGTGCGGCTGCGCTTCCGCGGCGCCGAGACCGTCGGCGCGCTGATCTTCATGGCCTATCTCGTGCCACCGTCGATCCTGTTCATCCCGCTGGCATCGGTCATCCAGGCTTACGGCCTGTTCGACTCGCCGCTGTCGCTGATCCTGGTCTATCCGACCCTCTTGATCCCGTTCTCGACCTGGCTGCTGATGGGCTATTTCAAGACCATCCCGTTCGAGCTGGAAGAGTGCGCCCTGATCGACGGCGCCTCGCGCTGGCAGATCCTGGTCAAGATCATCATTCCGCTGGCGGTGCCCGGCCTGATCTCTGCCTTCATCTTCTCCTTCACGCTGTGCTGGAACGAGTTCATCTATGCGCTGACTTTCCTGCAATCGACCCAGAACAAGACGGTGCCGGTGGCCATCGTGAACGAGTTCGTCGACGGCGACATCTACAAATGGGGCTCGCTGATGGCCGGCGCCCTGGTCGGCTCATTGCCGCTGGTGATCCTGTATGCCTTCTTTGTGGAGCATTACGTGTCGGCGATGACGGGGGCGGTGAAGGAGTAG